Proteins encoded together in one Ptiloglossa arizonensis isolate GNS036 chromosome 9, iyPtiAriz1_principal, whole genome shotgun sequence window:
- the Fib gene encoding rRNA 2'-O-methyltransferase fibrillarin, with protein sequence MGKPGFSPGGGGGFRGGRGGGGGRGAGGGFRGRGGGGGRGGSGGRGGGRGGGTPRGRGGGRGGGRGRGGGGFKGGKTVVIEPHRHEGVFIARGKEDALVTLNLVPGSEVYGEKRISVEGENGEKIEYRVWNPFRSKLAAAILGGIDQIHMPPGSKVLYLGAASGTTVSHVADVVGPEGLVYAVEFSHRSGRDLINVAKKRTNIIPIIEDARHPHKYRMLIGMVDTIFADVAQPDQARIVALNAQYFLKNGGHFVISIKASCIDSTAQPEAVFAAEVKKLISDKLKPQEQITLEPYERDHAVVVGIYRPPPKKVT encoded by the exons ATGGGAAAACCAG GATTTTCACCGGGTGGTGGAGGTGGATTTAGAGGAGGtagaggtggtggaggagggcGAGGAGCTGGTGGTGGATTTAGAGGTaggggaggaggaggtggcAGAGGTGGAAGTGGTGGACGTggtggaggaagaggaggaggtacTCCTCGTGGACGCGGTGGTGgcagaggaggaggaagaggacgtGGAGGTGGTGGCTTCAAGGGTGGCAAAACTGTTGTTATAGAACCACATCGTCATGAAGGAGTTTTTATAGCTAGAGGGAAAGAAGATGCATTAGTTACTTTAAATTTAGTGCCAGGTTCAGAAGTATATGGTGAAAAGAGGATTAGCGTTGAA GGAGAAAATggtgaaaaaattgaatatagaGTTTGGAATCCATTCAGATCGAAATTAGCAGCAGCTATACTCGGTGGTATAGATCAAATTCACATGCCACCCGGAAGTAAAGTTTTATATTTGGGTGCTGCATCTGGAACAACAGTATCACACGTAGCAGACGTTGTTGGTCCA gaAGGGCTAGTTTATGCAGTGGAATTTTCTCACAGATCGGGTAGAGATCTTATAAATGTTgctaagaaacggacaaatatcaTACCTATAATCGAGGATGCAAGGCACCCTCATAAGTACAGGATGCTTATTGGAATGGTGGATACGATATTTGCCGACGTGGCACAGCCTGATCAGGCCAGAATAGTAGCTTTAAATGCTCAATACTTTTTAAAGAATGGTGGTCATTTTGTTATTTCTATCAAG GCAAGTTGTATAGATTCCACAGCTCAGCCTGAAGCAGTATTTGCGGCAGAAGTAAAAAAACTTATTTCCGACAAATTGAAACCACAAGAACAAATTACATTAGAACCTTACGAAAGAGATCACGCTGTGGTAGTTGGTATATATAGGCCGCCACCTAAAAAAGTTACCTAA